GCAGCGGCTGGTCGACGAGCTCGACACCCACCAGGCGATGGAGCTCATCTTCGTCGTCGGCACGTACGCGATGCTGGCGATGGCGTGCGATACGTGGGCGCTCGTGCCACCGCCGGGCAGTGCCCGTCTTCCCGACTAGAGAAGTCGACCTAGGCCGCCGTCACCTCTGCGGCCAGTGCGGTGGGCCGCCGTTATTTCGCCGAAACTGAATTCCAGCAGGCCGGTACTCGCAATTCTCCTGCTGGAATACAGTTTCGCGGCTGTTCGGTCGTCAGCGGGTCAGCACCATGCAGCCGGCGATCGGGCCACCCCCGGCCGCAGCGACCGCCACCTCGGGCCGTCGCGCAACTTGCCGGTCGCCCGCCTGGCCGCGCAACTGGAGGCAGGCTTCGTGCAACAGCCAGTAGCCGTGCATGCGTCCGGCGGACAGTTGCCCCCCGTAGGTGTTCAACGGCAGCTCGCCGTCGAGCGCTATCCGCGTCGCCCCCTCGACGAATGGCCCGGCCTCGCCGTCGCCACAGAAGCCCAGTGCCTCCAGCCACGCGAACGTGAGATACGTGAAGCCGTCGTAGATTTCGGCCACGTCCACATCTGAAGGGGTCAGGTCGGTGCGCGACCACATCTCCGTCGCGGCCTCACTGGACGCCATCTTCGGAAAGTCGTCGCGATGGAACCAGCCGTCCGAGCCGTAGGCACCACCGACCGCCTCGACCTTCACCGCGGGGTTCGGGCAGTCCGCCGCATAGTCGGAATGGGACACCACCAGCGCAATCGCGCCGTCGATCGGAACATCGCAATCGAAGAGGCCCAACGGTGTCGAGATAGGGCGTGAGGTCAGGTAGTCGTCCATGCTCATCGGGTCTCGGAACGCCGCGCGAGGGTTGAGGCCGGCGTTGCGCCTGCTGTTGATCGCGAGCCAGCCCAGCTGCTCCCGTGTTGTTCCGTACATCTCCATATGACGCCGGCAGTGCATGGCGACCCAGTTGGCTGCCGAGTACGCATGCGCAGCCAGCAGCACGTTGATGTCCTCGAACGGTTTGAGCTTCCTGCGTGTCCCGGGTTGCCGAGGCTCGAGGGGTGGGTCGGCGAGGGGAGCGAGGAGCGGTGAGGCTGTCGAACCGGTCATCGCCCCGCCGAGCATCTGCACCGTCCGATAGACCAGCACATGTCGCGCCCGTTTCTCCGACACCGCGACCAGTGCCGACATGAACGGAGTCAGCACCCCGCCGGTGCCGAATCCGACGCCGACGTCGGCGGCGTCATTGCCAAGGCTGTCAACGACTTCAGACGGCAGCGTGTCGCCGAAGGTCGCGATACCGTCGATGTCCTCGGGCGTCAGGCCGGCGTCGGCGATCGCATCCCGCACCGCTTCCATGGTCAGTTCCAGCCCGGGGATGCCTGTCTTGCGGCCGATGCGCGAAATCCCGAGGCCACTGACAATCGTGTCCTTCTCGAAGTAGGTCATCGGCACCCATCCATCTATTTTTGTAATGACAGCCCATAGGAATGTACTTTGCTTGCTATGTCCGACCACGCCCCGCCCTCAGCGCGGATGCTGCCCGCGCTCGATGACCACAACCGGGCGTTCTGGACCGGGGGAGCCGAGGGAGCGCTCAGAATCCCCTTCTGCACCGCCTGCGACAGGTGGGTGACTCCGCTGGCCGCCGAATGCCCGGATTGCGACGGCGTGCTGGAGCATCGCCCGGTGTCCGGTCGGGGGACGGTGTTCACATACACCGTCAACTACCAGCCCTTCAACCCGGGTGTGCCCGTGCCGTATGTGATCGCGATCGTCCAGCTCGAGGAGCAGGAGGATCTGCGAATCGCGACGAATATCGTTGACTGTCAAACGGACTCGGTCCACGTAGGCCTTGCAGTCGAGGTGCGCTTCGAACACCAGGTCGTCGGCGACGAAACTGTCTAC
The sequence above is drawn from the Mycobacterium gallinarum genome and encodes:
- a CDS encoding Zn-ribbon domain-containing OB-fold protein; its protein translation is MLPALDDHNRAFWTGGAEGALRIPFCTACDRWVTPLAAECPDCDGVLEHRPVSGRGTVFTYTVNYQPFNPGVPVPYVIAIVQLEEQEDLRIATNIVDCQTDSVHVGLAVEVRFEHQVVGDETVYMPVFAPRG
- a CDS encoding thiolase family protein; the encoded protein is MTYFEKDTIVSGLGISRIGRKTGIPGLELTMEAVRDAIADAGLTPEDIDGIATFGDTLPSEVVDSLGNDAADVGVGFGTGGVLTPFMSALVAVSEKRARHVLVYRTVQMLGGAMTGSTASPLLAPLADPPLEPRQPGTRRKLKPFEDINVLLAAHAYSAANWVAMHCRRHMEMYGTTREQLGWLAINSRRNAGLNPRAAFRDPMSMDDYLTSRPISTPLGLFDCDVPIDGAIALVVSHSDYAADCPNPAVKVEAVGGAYGSDGWFHRDDFPKMASSEAATEMWSRTDLTPSDVDVAEIYDGFTYLTFAWLEALGFCGDGEAGPFVEGATRIALDGELPLNTYGGQLSAGRMHGYWLLHEACLQLRGQAGDRQVARRPEVAVAAAGGGPIAGCMVLTR